A single window of Oreochromis aureus strain Israel breed Guangdong linkage group 7, ZZ_aureus, whole genome shotgun sequence DNA harbors:
- the myo5b gene encoding unconventional myosin-Vb isoform X2 produces MSVNELYTKYTRVWIPDPEDVWKAAEIVKDYKEGDPVLQLKLEDETPLQYPVGPKSNPLPFLRNPDILVGENDLTALSYLHEPAVLHNLRVRFLESNAIYTYCGIVLVAINPYEQLQIYGEEVINAYSGQNMGDMDPHIFAVAEEAYKQMARDEKNQSIIVSGESGAGKTVSAKYAMRFFATVGGSASDTNVEDKVLASSPIMEAIGNAKTTRNDNSSRFGKYIQIGFNRHYHIIGANMRTYLLEKSRVVFQAEDERNYHIFYQLCASASLPEFRDLALTSAEDFTYTSLGENIFIEGVNDAEDFKKTREAFTLLGIKESSQNSIFKVIASILHLGNVEICSDRDGESCHISRKDVHLQHFCKLLGVELQQMEHWLCHRKLATTSETYVKTMSTKQATNARDALAKHIYARMFDWIVEHINLSLQTSIKQHSFIGVLDIYGFETFEVNSFEQFCINYANEKLQQQFNSHVFKLEQEEYMKEQIPWTLIDFADNQPCIDLIEARLGILDLLDEECKVPKGTDQNWAQKLYNKHSSSVHFQKPRMSNISFIIIHFADKVEYQCDGFLEKNRDTVYEEQINILKASQFQLVADLFSDKDDVVPAKSARVNVRALKTVPKAPNKEHRKTVGHQFRTSLHLLMDTLNATTPHYVRCIKPNDFKEAFSFDSRRAVQQLRACGVLETIRISAAGYPSRWTYPDFFNRYRVLMKKSDMTTADKKLVCKNLLETLIKEPDMFQFGKTKIFFRAGQVAYLEKLRTDKFRSACIKIQKTVRGWLQRIRYRKIRKMAITLQRYGRGYMARRYAEFLRQTRAAIICQKQYRMVRERREFLRVRRAVVTIQAYAKGMFTRRIYQEFLLHHKAMIIQKNVRGWMQRKKFRRARNAAITIQCAFRRMHAKRQLKQLKIEARSAEHLKKLNTGMENKIVQLQRKMDDQSKELRTQNEQLQTVNTSLGSEVNKLQKQLELLRSQQEDGGQVRSLEEELEHLRKELEEAHALRNKMEEEHINEKMDLTQRVDELERENSLLKSEKEEMNRRILQHSKSTEEEVSSMSLQSELDKERERYQNLLKEFSRLEQRYDNLKEEMSLNKFQPGHRRNPSNQSSLESDSNYPSVSTSEIGDTEDSIQLVDEMGIDKAAMDISLFMKLQKRVRELEQERRKLQLTVEKMEELAKRKGSESRLSTSEQETADLAYNNLKRQELESENKKLKNDLNELRKTVAERASQNSSSNELQDSYNLLLSQLKSANEELDARKEEVLILRTQIVSAAQLQEKNENILSLNTTETDSSPVVNNSKEPVDKEEALKAYHGLCESKNNHQDWCYLNEDGELGLAYQGLKQVARLLEAQLQTQSRQHKDELEALHTQIELLKGDIEDKQEKLSYMMSLSPEAQVEYSVQQEITRLTNDNLDLKELVEKLEKNERKLKKQLKIYMKKVQELEAAQAAAQSSRSKPELIRQVTVQRKEKDFEGMLEYNKEDEALLVKTLINDIRPSNVSGTVPCLPAYILFMCIRHADYINDDQKVESLLTSTINAIKKVLKKNNDDFEMTSFWLANTSRLLHCLKQYSGEEAFMTQNTPKQNEHCLKNFDLAEYRQVLSDLSIQIYQQLIKVAEGIIQPMIVSAMLESESIPSLAGVKPMGYRNRSSSMDTDADGPTSYTLQALIKQLGQFNNIMRDHGLDPEIIGQVVRQLFHCINAVTLNNLLLRKDVCSWSTGMQLRYNTSQLEEWLRGNNLYQSKAAATLEPIIQAAQLLQVKKKTSQDAEAICTLCTALTMQQIVKILNLYTPLNEFEERVTVSFIRNIQNRLQERNDPPQLLLDTKHTFPVLFPYSPSALSLEMLHFPASLNIDFLVRV; encoded by the exons ATGTCCGTGAACGAGCTGTACACGAAG TACACTCGGGTCTGGATCCCGGACCCGGAGGACGTTTGGAAGGCTGCAGAGATCGTCAAAGACTACAAAGAAGGAGACCCGGTCCTTCAGCTAAAACTCGAGGATGAAACG CCTCTGCAGTACCCCGTGGGACCGAAGAGTAACCCTCTTCCTTTCCTGCGTAACCCCGACATCCTGGTGGGGGAGAATGACCTCACGGCGCTCAGCTACCTGCATGAACCCGCCGTGCTGCACAACCTGCGAGTGCGATTCCTCGAGTCCAACGCCATCTACACGTACTGCG GGATCGTGCTGGTGGCGATCAACCCGTACGAGCAGCTGCAGATTTACGGCGAGGAGGTGATCAACGCGTACAGCGGGCAGAACATGGGCGACATGGACCCTCACATATTCGCTGTGGCTGAAGAGGCCTACAAGCAGATGGCCAG AGATGAGAAGAATCAGTCGATCATCGTGAGCGGAGAATCCGGAGCAGGGAAGACGGTTTCTGCAAAGTACGCCATGCGGTTCTTTGCCACGGTGGGCGGCTCGGCCAGCGACACCAACGTGGAGGACAAAGTTCTGGCGTCTAGCCCCATTATGGAG GCGATTGGAAACGCAAAAACCACTCGCAATGACAACAGCAGCCGCTTTGGAAAGTACATCCAGATCGGTTTTAACAGACATTACCACATCATCGGTGCCAACATGCGCACCTACCTGCTGGAAAAGTCCCGCGTCGTGTTTCAG GCTGAGGACGAGAGGAATTATCACATCTTCTACCAGCTCTGCGCCTCTGCCAGTTTACCGGAGTTCAGAGACCTCGCCCTCA CCAGCGCAGAGGATTTCACGTACACGTCTCTAGGCGAGAACATTTTCATCGAGGGCGTGAATGACGCTGAAGATTTTAAGAAGACCAGAGAGGCCTTCACGCTGCTGG GTATAAAGGAGAGCAGTCAGAACAGCATTTTTAAAGTCATCGCGTCCATCCTTCATCTGGGGAACGTCGAGATCTGCTCGGACCGAGACGGGGAGTCCTGCCACATTTCG AGGAAGGACGTCCACCTGCAGCACTTCTGCAAACTACTGGGTGTGGAGCTGCAGCAGATGGAGCACTGGCTCTGCCACAGGAAGCTTGCCACCACCTCCGAGACATACGTTAAGACCATGTCCACCAAGCAGGCGACCAACGCCCGCGACGCCCTCGCCAAGCACATCTACGCTCGCATGTTCGACTGGATCGTAGAGCACATCAACCTTTCCCTGCAGACGTCCATCAAGCAGCACTCCTTCATCGGAGTCCTTGACATCTACGG GTTTGAGACGTTTGAGGTGAACAGCTTTGAGCAGTTCTGCATCAACTATGCCAACgagaaactccagcagcagtTCAACTCT CATGTGTTCAAGCTGGAGCAGGAGGAGTACATGAAAGAGCAGATCCCCTGGACTCTGATCGATTTTGCTGATAACCAGCCATGTATCGACCTGATCGAGGCTCGGCTCGGCATCCTGGACCTGCTGGATGAGGAGTGTAAA gtgcCAAAGGGGACGGATCAGAACTGGGCCCAGAAGCTCTACAATAAGCACTCCAGCAGCGTTCACTTCCAGAAACCTCGCATGTCCAACATCTCCTTCATTATCATACACTTCGCTGATAAG GTGGAGTATCAGTGTGACGGCTTCCTGGAAAAGAACAGAGACACCGTCTACGAGGAGCAGATCAACATCCTGAAGGCCAGCCAG TTTCAGCTTGTCGCCGACCTGTTTAGCGACAAAGACGACGTGGTCCCCGCCAAGTCCGCCAGAGTGAACGTCCGAGCACTGAAGACCGTTCCCAAAGCTCCGAACAAAGAGCACAGGAAGACGGTGGGACATCAG tTCCGGACGTCTCTGCATCTGCTCATGGACACCCTGAACGCTACGACTCCTCACTACGTGCGCTGCATCAAACCCAACGACTTCAAAGAGGCCTTCTC GTTTGACTCGCGGCGAGCGGTGCAGCAGCTCCGAGCCTGTGGAGTCCTGGAGACGATCCGGATCAGCGCGGCCGGGTATCCATCCAG GTGGACGTACCCAGATTTCTTCAACAGGTATCGAGTCCTGATGAAGAAATCCGACATGACGACAGCAGACAAGAAGCTGGTGTGTAAAAACCTGCTGGAGACGCTGATCAAG GAGCCCGACATGTTCCAGTTTGGAAAGACAAAGATCTTCTTCCGAGCGGGTCAGGTGGCGTACCTGGAGAAGCTCCGGACCGACAAGTTCCGCTCGGCCTGCATCAAGATCCAGAAGACGGTCCGAGGCTGGTTGCAGAGGATCCGATACCGCAAGATCCGCAAGATGGCCATCACTCTGCAGAGATACGGCCGAGGATACATGGCCCGCAG GTACGCAGAGTTCCTGCGTCAGACACGAGCGGCCATCATCTGTCAGAAGCAGTACCGCATGGTGAGAGAGAGGCGCGAGTTTCTGAGAGTGAGACGTGCCGTGGTCACCATCCAGGCGTACGCCAAAGGGATGTTCACCCGCAGGATTTACCAAGAG TTCCTGCTGCATCACAAGGCGATGATCATCCAGAAGAATGTCCGCGGCTGGATGCAGAGGAAGAAGTTCAGACGAGCACGCAACGCTGCCATCACCATCCAATGCGCCTTCAGACGCATGCACGCCAAACGGCAGCTGAAGCAGCTGAAGATCGAAGCTCGCTCTGCCGAGCACCTGAAGAAGCTCAACACGGGCATGGAGAACAAGATCGTTCAGCTGCAGAGGAAAATGGACGACCAG TCCAAAGAGCTCCGTACTCAGAACGAGCAGCTACAGACGGTAAACACCTCGCTGGGCTCGGAAGTGAACAAGCTGCAGAAGCAGCTGGAGCTGCTGCGCAGTCAGCAGGAGGATGGAGGCCAGGTGAGGTCGctggaggaggagctggagcACTTGAggaaggagctggaggaggcgCACGCCCTGAGGAACAAGATGGAGGAGGAGCATATCAACGAGAAGATGGACCTCACACAG AGGGTGGATGAGCTGGAGAGAGAAAACTCCCTGCTGAAGAGCGAGAAGGAGGAAATGAACCGACGGATCCTGCAGCACTCAAAGAGCACAGAAG aggaAGTGAGCAGTATGTCTCTGCAGTCGGAGCTGGATAAGGAGAGGGAGCGCTACCAGAACCTCCTCAAAGAGTTCTCCAGGCTGGAGCAGCGATATGACAACCTGAAAGAGGAGATGTCGCTCAACAAG TTCCAGCCTGGCCACAGGAGGAACCCGTCCAATCAGAGCAGCCTGGAGTCGGACTCTAATTACCCATCTGTCTCCACCTCAGAGATTGGAGACACTGAGGACTCCATTCAGTTGGTGGAC GAGATGGGTATAGACAAGGCCGCTATGGATATTAGTCTATTCATGAAGCTGCAGAAGAGAGTCCGAGAGCtggagcaggagaggaggaaaCTGCAGCTCACTGTGGAGAAGATGGAAGAGCTGGCCAAGCGAAAG GGCTCTGAGTCAAGGCTCTCCACCTCTGAGCAGGAGACAGCCGATCTGGCCTACAATAATCTCAAG AGGCAAGAGCTGGAATCGGAGAACAAGAAACTGAAGAACGACCTGAATGAGCTGAGGAAGACGGTCGCTGAGCGAGCCTCGCAGAACAGCTCATCTAATGAGCTACAGGACAGCTACAACCTGCTGCTGAGCCAGCTTAAATCAGCCAATGAGGAGTTGGATGCTCGCAAGGAGGAAGTCCTCATCCTCAGGACGCAGATTGTGAGCGCGGCCCAGCTGCAGGAGAAGAACGAGAATATCCTGAGCCTGAACACAACG GAAACTGATTCTAGTCCTGTGGTGAACAACAGCAAAGAGCCTGTGGACAAAGAGGAGGCGCTCAAAGCTTACCATGGACTGTGTGAGTCCAAAAA TAACCATCAGGACTGGTGTTACCTGAATGAAGATGGAGAGCTGGGCTTGGCTTACCAGGGCCTCAAACAAGTGGCCAG GCTGCTGGaggctcagctgcagactcagTCCAGGCAGCACAAAGACGAGCTGGAGGCCCTTCACACTCAGATTGAGCTGCTGAAGGGTGACATCGAGGACAAGCAGGAAAAGCTCAGCTACATGATGTCTCTGTCTCCAGAGGCTCAGGTGGAGTACAGCGTCCAGCAGGAGATCACACGGCTCACCAATGACAACCTG GATCTCAAAGAGCTGgtggagaagctggagaagaacgagaggaagctgaagaagcagcTCAAGATCTACATGAAGAAGGTCCAGGAGCTGGAAG ctgctcaagcagcagctcagagcagCAGGTCCAAACCTGAGCTGATACGCCAGGTGACCGTCCAGAGGAAGGAGAAGGACTTTGAGGGGATGCTGGAGTACAACAAGGAGGACGAGGCGCTGCTGGTCAAGACCCTGATCAATG ACATCCGCCCCAGCAACGTGTCGGGTACAGTGCCCTGTCTGCCAGCTTACATCCTCTTCATGTGCATCCGCCATGCTGACTACATCAATGATGACCAGAAGGTGGAGTCTCTGCTTACCTCTACCATCAACGCAATCAAGAAGGTCCTGAAG AAGAACAACGATGACTTTGAGATGACATCCTTCTGGTTGGCCAACACCAGCCGACTACTTCACTGTCTGAAGCAATACAGTGGTGAGGAG GCATTTATGACACAGAACACGCCCAAACAGAACGAACACTGTCTGAAGAACTTTGACCTGGCTGAGTACAGACAGGTGTTGAGCGATCTCTCCATCCAGATCTACCAGCAACTCATCAAAGTGGCAGAAGGCATCATTCAGCCCATGATCG TGTCAGCCATGTTGGAGAGCGAGAGCATCCCCAGCCTGGCGGGCGTGAAGCCGATGGGCTACAGGAACCGTTCGTCCAGCATGGACACGGACGCCGACGGCCCCACCAGCTACACCCTGCAGGCCCTGATCAAGCAGCTGGGGCAGTTCAACAACATCATGCGAGACCACGGCCTGGACCCCGAGATCATAGGTCAGGTGGTCCGGCAGCTCTTCCACTGCATCAACGCCGTCACCCTTAACAACCTGCTGCTGCGCAAGGACGTCTGCTCCTGGAGCACCGGCATGCAGCTCAG gtacAACACCAGTCAGTTGGAGGAGTGGCTCAGAGGAAATAACTTGTATCAGAGTAAAGCTGCAGCCACTCTGGAGCCGATCATTCAGgctgcacagctgctgcaggtCAAGAAGAAAACGTCGCAGGACGCCGAGGCCATCTGCACGCTGTGCACCGCACTCACCATGCAGCAG ATCGTGAAAATCCTGAACCTCTACACTCCTCTGAACGAGTTTGAAGAACGAGTCACTGTGTCCTTCATCAGAAACATTCAG